One segment of Alnus glutinosa chromosome 2, dhAlnGlut1.1, whole genome shotgun sequence DNA contains the following:
- the LOC133859560 gene encoding receptor-like protein kinase FERONIA — translation MHRLALYLSFLHLLLTQQAVTETPPPYAATDYLLLDCGSSSKSTSLDGRNWDGDFNSKFSPPNMQTISIASTPSQHDDPSATQVPYMTARIFHNKFTYSFPVSPGLKFLRLYFLPATYSGLDKSKSFSFVTANNFTLLSNFSAFLTVSSLNPPVASFIKEFIIPVLHTQFLNITFIPSKSSYAFINGIEIVSMPKNLYMYNRDYVITLVDYNSRSFYFDDTTALETMYRLNVGGNDVPGVEDTGMFRTWSQDSQYLFGQIVGQTPYRSKATIQYTTDTPAYTAPKIVYQTSRTMNNNTTVNLNSNLTWIFTVDGGFNYLFRLHFCETQEEVVETNQRVFYIFINNQTAQAQTDVIEWSGGTGIPVYREYVVLVPSGNKGKQDLWLALHPDLDMSPRPAFDNAILNGVEIFKLNRSDGSLAGLNPEMEGPEPKTKQTERRKRLSPMIAILIGGVVGGLPAIFAIYFFVYRRNTRVKDSGSTTSKPRSSWVPFSKRSCSTNTNASSLPSDHCRHFLLADMKAATRDFDDHLVIGAGGFGNVYKGYIDGGFTRVAIKRLNRSSKQGVREFWTEIELLSQLRHVNLVPLIGYCDDQGEMILVYDFMARGTLRDHLYNTMNPPLPWKRRLEICLGAARGLHYLHCSAKHTIIHRDVKSTNVLLDEKWVAKISDFGLSRKGPISMFQTHVSTVVKGSFGYVDPEYFRRQQLTVKSDVYSFGVVLFEVLCARPALVPGLPKEQVSLAEWGRRCYQCGNLGDIVDPHLRAEIAPECLNKFGEIAESCLRGQGIERPEMSDVVWGLEFALQLQVAADRKINGIYEEVNGSQIKVDAGGAGPSSYNSGGEVSTADEDDLFSSSGALVSHNVSSQYSHEN, via the coding sequence ATGCACCGGCTGGCCCTCTACCTCTCCTTCCTTCATCTCCTCCTCACCCAGCAGGCCGTCACCGAAACCCCGCCACCCTACGCTGCCACCGACTATTTACTCCTTGATTGTGGCTCGTCCTCCAAGTCAACCTCGCTCGATGGCCGTAACTGGGACGGCGATTTCAACTCAAAGTTCTCACCCCCAAATATGCAAACCATATCAATTGCATCTACCCCCTCCCAACACGACGACCCTTCTGCTACCCAAGTCCCCTACATGACTGCACGCATCTTTCACAACAAGTTCACCTACTCCTTCCCCGTCTCGCCTGGCCTAAAGTTCCTCCGTCTCTACTTCCTCCCGGCCACCTACTCCGGACTCGACAAATCCAAGTCCTTCTCCTTCGTCACCGCCAATAACTTCACCCTCTTAAGCAACTTCAGTGCCTTCCTTACCGTCTCTTCGTTAAATCCTCCCGTAGCCTCCTTTATCAAAGAATTCATAATCCCTGTGTTGCACACTCAGTTTCTCAACATAACCTTTATTCCATCAAAAAGCTCTTACGCCTTCATTAATGGTATAGAGATTGTTTCTATGCCAAAGAATCTCTATATGTACAATAGAGATTATGTAATCACCTTGGTAGATTACAACAGTCGTTCCTTCTATTTCGACGACACCACTGCTCTTGAGACTATGTATAGACTAAACGTGGGGGGCAACGATGTCCCGGGCGTAGAGGATACTGGGATGTTCCGGACTTGGAGTCAGGACTCGCAGTATCTGTTTGGCCAGATTGTTGGGCAGACGCCTTACCGGTCTAAAGCCACGATACAGTATACGACGGACACACCAGCCTACACAGCGCCGAAGATTGTGTATCAAACTTCTCGCACAATGAATAACAATACTACGGTTAACTTGAATTCCAACCTCACGTGGATCTTCACTGTTGATGGCGGGTTTAACTATCTTTTTAGGCTTCACTTCTGCGAAACTCAGGAGGAAGTAGTGGAAACGAACCAAAGAGTTTTTTACATATTCATCAATAATCAGACGGCACAGGCACAAACGGATGTGATTGAATGGAGCGGTGGTACCGGAATTCCTGTATACAGAGAGTATGTTGTGTTGGTCCCAAGTGGAAACAAGGGGAAACAAGATTTGTGGCTTGCGCTACACCCTGACTTGGATATGTCACCACGTCCCGCATTCGACAATGCCATCTTGAACGGTGTGGAAATATTTAAGTTGAACCGATCAGACGGTAGTCTTGCTGGGCTCAACCCGGAAATGGAAGGCCCGgaacccaaaacaaaacaaacggAGAGGAGAAAGAGGTTGTCGCCGATGATAGCCATTCTCATAGGAGGTGTTGTTGGCGGCCTACCAGCCATTTTTGCTATTTATTTCTTCGTTTACCGGCGAAATACAAGGGTGAAGGACTCAGGTTCTACTACTAGCAAGCCCAGGTCCTCGTGGGTCCCATTCTCCAAGAGATCATGTTCCACAAACACCAACGCTTCATCGCTACCGTCCGATCATTGCCGTCACTTCTTGCTCGCTGATATGAAAGCGGCCACGCGCGATTTTGATGATCATTTGGTCATTGGAGCCGGAGGATTTGGTAACGTCTACAAAGGATACATCGACGGCGGGTTTACTAGAGTTGCCATCAAACGGTTGAACCGGTCTTCGAAGCAGGGGGTCCGCGAGTTCTGGACCGAAATCGAGCTGCTCTCCCAGCTTCGGCACGTTAATCTTGTGCCGTTGATTGGATATTGCGATGACCAAGGTGAGATGATCCTCGTGTATGATTTCATGGCCCGTGGGACCCTCCGGGACCATCTATACAACACGATGAACCCTCCTCTTCCGTGGAAGCGACGCCTGGAAATCTGCTTGGGCGCAGCTCGTGGGTTGCACTATCTCCATTGCAGTGCAAAGCACACGATTATTCACCGTGACGTAAAGTCAACAAACGTGCTGTTGGACGAGAAATGGGTGGCCAAGATTTCGGATTTCGGACTGTCCAGAAAGGGTCCCATTAGTATGTTCCAGACCCACGTAAGCACCGTGGTGAAGGGTAGTTTCGGGTACGTAGACCCAGAATACTTCCGAAGGCAACAACTAACGGTGAAGTCTGACGTGTATTCATTTGGCGTGGTGTTATTTGAGGTCCTATGTGCTAGGCCAGCTTTGGTTCCGGGTCTACCAAAGGAGCAAGTGAGCCTGGCTGAGTGGGGCCGGAGATGCTACCAGTGTGGGAACCTAGGTGACATCGTGGACCCACATTTGAGGGCGGAGATTGCACCCGAGTGTTTGAACAAGTTTGGGGAGATTGCGGAAAGTTGCTTGCGTGGTCAAGGAATCGAACGGCCAGAAATGAGCGATGTGGTGTGGGGCCTTGAGTTCGCATTGCAGCTTCAAGTTGCTGCCGACAGGAAGATCAACGGTATATATGAGGAGGTGAATGGGAGCCAAATTAAAGTTGATGCAGGTGGGGCTGGGCCGAGCTCGTATAATTCGGGTGGAGAGGTATCTACCGCTGATGAGGATGACCTGTTCTCTAGTTCGGGTGCGCTTGTGTCTCACAATGTGTCCTCACAATATAGCCATGAAAATTGA